A genome region from Chlamydiota bacterium includes the following:
- a CDS encoding type II secretion system protein: MKKTYHSRSAFTAVELVMVMAVTLILASVLVPVLLKGREMGRSTRCVANLKQLIQAVRMYVEEETSGRFPDIDPSNDLVDVMTLLYPYLSPKSSISAKEGKLEIFRCPTNFDALTGNQDSAGNIRQDNYGNRTDYGYNSLNLDNQVAQTRVKNPEWVSVLWDLQPLPGIHRGGSNIAFYDGHISWMSTQQMQSSHTGITPYNMWGLGLKTITKDHG; this comes from the coding sequence GGTTATGGCTGTTACCCTGATTCTTGCAAGTGTTCTCGTTCCCGTTTTGCTCAAAGGCCGTGAGATGGGCCGATCTACGCGATGTGTTGCAAATCTTAAGCAACTGATTCAGGCTGTTAGAATGTATGTTGAAGAGGAAACAAGTGGAAGATTTCCGGACATCGACCCTTCAAACGACTTGGTGGATGTGATGACCCTTCTTTATCCTTATTTAAGCCCCAAATCTTCGATCAGCGCAAAAGAAGGTAAACTTGAGATTTTTAGATGTCCTACCAATTTTGATGCTTTAACTGGTAATCAGGATAGTGCAGGCAATATTCGTCAGGATAATTATGGGAATCGCACGGATTACGGGTACAATTCTCTTAATTTAGATAATCAAGTGGCTCAAACTCGAGTGAAAAATCCTGAATGGGTCAGTGTTTTATGGGATCTTCAACCCCTCCCTGGAATTCATAGAGGAGGCTCCAATATTGCTTTTTATGACGGGCACATCAGTTGGATGTCAACGCAGCAGATGCAGTCATCGCATACAGGTATTACACCTTACAATATGTGGGGATTAGGACTAAAGACGATTACGAAGGATCATGGTTGA
- a CDS encoding prepilin-type N-terminal cleavage/methylation domain-containing protein has product MINFASRLRREKHSSGVTMLEMLVLVAAILIVTAALVPMFKTMRDAAKKIKCLSHLKQLGVAIHLYVQDDGQARFPGWGETCDEVKNLPALLYSYLGEENTNALLSGDMFQFRCPVQKDETSSSAPSRVDAYKNQVDDAINCNLMGQASVGNIPGYTVRNDTIAALLWDYPVSNGIHSRGTNFLFVDGHAEWISVAKINSPWPDAEQYAGNDYRDWGLEYKTN; this is encoded by the coding sequence ATGATAAATTTTGCTTCAAGATTAAGGAGAGAAAAACATTCATCAGGGGTTACGATGCTGGAAATGCTTGTTCTTGTCGCTGCCATTTTAATTGTGACCGCAGCTTTAGTTCCCATGTTTAAAACAATGCGAGACGCCGCAAAAAAAATTAAATGTCTGAGTCATTTAAAACAGTTAGGGGTTGCGATTCACCTTTATGTGCAAGACGATGGACAAGCGCGTTTTCCTGGATGGGGAGAGACCTGTGATGAAGTAAAAAATTTACCCGCTTTGCTTTATAGCTATTTAGGCGAGGAAAATACCAACGCCCTTTTGAGCGGTGACATGTTTCAATTTCGTTGTCCTGTTCAAAAAGACGAGACATCATCGTCTGCGCCCTCACGGGTGGATGCTTATAAAAATCAGGTTGATGATGCCATTAACTGCAATCTCATGGGACAAGCTTCCGTTGGAAATATTCCGGGTTATACCGTGCGCAATGATACGATAGCCGCCCTTTTATGGGATTATCCCGTTTCAAATGGTATTCACTCCAGAGGGACGAATTTTTTATTTGTCGATGGTCATGCAGAATGGATTTCTGTAGCAAAAATAAACTCTCCTTGGCCAGACGCAGAACAATATGCGGGTAATGATTATCGAGATTGGGGATTGGAATATAAAACAAATTAA
- a CDS encoding phosphoribosylformylglycinamidine cyclo-ligase translates to MNSGVLSYKEAGVDIPKLDHFKKNIGKSIHRTYGPEVLSKIGGFGGLFHLDRKKYKDPVLVSSVDGVGTKLKVAAMMNRHDTVGIDIVSHCANDIVVQGAKPLFFLDYIGSGRLNPKVGNAVIQGLVKGCQIAGCALIGGETAEMPGMYSGEDYDLVGTIVGVVERKKIIDGSKVKAGDVILGLASNGLHTNGYSLARKIFFERMNWDVRQEIPELGCSIGDALLKPHTCYSNAILKVYETLNIHAISHLTGGGFPGNIPRVLPAGLKAKIHKGSWSILPIFQLMQRLGNLPDEEMFRAFNMGIGIVIIIAKKDIETAQRLFKKTGFDSRVIGEIVKGKSGVEFVEKKGIETR, encoded by the coding sequence ATGAATAGCGGTGTTCTTTCGTACAAAGAAGCAGGTGTCGATATCCCTAAATTGGATCATTTCAAAAAAAATATTGGAAAATCAATTCATCGAACCTATGGTCCTGAGGTTTTATCGAAGATCGGTGGGTTTGGTGGTTTATTTCATCTGGATCGAAAGAAATACAAAGACCCTGTTCTTGTTTCAAGTGTCGATGGAGTAGGGACAAAACTCAAAGTGGCGGCCATGATGAATCGGCACGACACAGTAGGTATAGATATTGTCAGTCACTGCGCCAATGACATTGTGGTTCAAGGCGCAAAACCCCTTTTCTTTCTAGATTATATTGGATCCGGTCGCTTAAATCCTAAAGTTGGAAACGCAGTGATTCAGGGATTGGTTAAAGGGTGCCAAATTGCAGGATGCGCTCTTATCGGGGGCGAGACGGCCGAGATGCCAGGGATGTACAGCGGCGAAGATTATGATTTGGTAGGCACCATTGTGGGGGTTGTTGAAAGGAAAAAAATTATTGATGGCTCAAAAGTGAAGGCCGGTGACGTTATTTTGGGTTTAGCTTCAAATGGACTCCACACCAATGGATATTCTTTGGCCCGAAAAATTTTCTTTGAAAGAATGAATTGGGATGTCCGCCAGGAAATTCCTGAACTGGGGTGTTCCATAGGCGACGCTCTCCTTAAGCCCCACACCTGTTATAGCAATGCCATTTTAAAGGTTTATGAAACTTTGAATATTCATGCCATTTCTCATTTAACAGGCGGTGGATTTCCTGGAAATATTCCTCGAGTGCTTCCTGCGGGGCTAAAGGCTAAAATTCATAAGGGATCCTGGAGTATCTTGCCTATTTTTCAGCTCATGCAACGCCTTGGGAATCTTCCGGATGAAGAAATGTTTCGTGCTTTTAACATGGGGATTGGAATTGTAATTATCATTGCAAAAAAAGATATCGAGACCGCACAACGTCTCTTTAAAAAAACAGGATTTGATTCACGGGTTATTGGCGAAATTGTCAAAGGAAAATCAGGCGTAGAATTCGTTGAGAAAAAGGGGATAGAAACAAGATGA